Proteins encoded by one window of Hyphomicrobium nitrativorans NL23:
- a CDS encoding M16 family metallopeptidase produces MMHSPGGLRLFTWVTLIMLAILPTHASAQPAISEFKLDNGLQVVVIPDHRAPVVTHMVWYKVGAADEPKGVSGIAHFLEHLMFKSTDTIPLGEFSKIVARLGGQDNAFTSHDVTSYFQRIAKERLPTVMEMEADRMVNLRLTEPEVLTERDVILEERRSRIENNPAAILDEQMSATLYYSHPYGIPVIGWEHEMAELSREDALDFYKLFYAPNNAVLVVAGDVTADEVRTLAETTYGKIPSNPDVATARKRPTEPPQRAARRVKYSDPRAGNASFHRDYIVPSYTTAKPGDAEALDLLMKIAADGATSRVYRTLVVDEKVASSAGGRYSGSGLDSGTISLYAVADAPENLPKIEASLDKVLAEIRENGVTDDELKRAKSNYIARYVYQNDDQSSLARRYGWGVALGRTIEQIQAWPEEISKVTADDIKRVANTYLDINHSVTGYLTPTAEANTPADPPAGPNNRS; encoded by the coding sequence ATGATGCATTCACCGGGCGGTCTGCGCCTCTTTACCTGGGTTACCCTGATCATGCTCGCCATCCTTCCGACCCACGCCAGCGCTCAACCTGCGATCAGCGAATTCAAACTCGATAACGGTTTGCAGGTCGTGGTGATCCCCGATCACCGCGCGCCCGTCGTGACGCACATGGTCTGGTACAAGGTGGGCGCTGCCGACGAGCCGAAGGGCGTCTCCGGCATCGCGCACTTCCTCGAACACCTGATGTTCAAATCGACGGATACGATCCCGCTCGGCGAGTTTTCGAAGATCGTGGCGCGCCTCGGCGGCCAGGACAACGCCTTCACCAGCCACGACGTCACGAGCTACTTCCAGCGCATCGCCAAGGAACGGCTGCCGACTGTCATGGAGATGGAGGCGGACCGCATGGTCAACCTGCGCCTCACGGAACCTGAAGTGCTGACGGAGCGCGACGTGATCCTCGAAGAACGCCGCTCGCGTATCGAGAACAATCCGGCCGCGATCCTCGACGAGCAGATGAGCGCGACGCTCTATTACTCGCATCCCTACGGCATCCCCGTCATCGGCTGGGAGCATGAAATGGCTGAGCTGTCGCGCGAGGATGCGCTCGACTTTTACAAGCTGTTCTATGCGCCCAACAACGCGGTGCTCGTGGTCGCCGGTGACGTCACCGCGGACGAGGTGCGTACGCTGGCCGAAACCACATACGGCAAGATCCCTTCGAACCCCGATGTCGCGACTGCACGCAAGCGGCCGACCGAGCCGCCACAGCGCGCCGCACGACGCGTGAAGTATTCCGATCCGCGCGCGGGCAACGCGTCGTTCCATCGCGACTACATCGTGCCGAGCTACACGACGGCGAAGCCGGGCGATGCCGAAGCGCTCGACCTTCTGATGAAAATCGCCGCCGACGGCGCAACGAGCCGTGTCTATCGCACGCTCGTGGTCGACGAGAAGGTCGCGTCGTCTGCGGGCGGACGCTACTCGGGATCGGGGCTCGATAGCGGCACGATCAGCCTCTATGCGGTGGCCGACGCACCGGAGAACCTTCCCAAGATCGAAGCCTCGCTCGACAAGGTTCTGGCGGAGATCCGCGAAAACGGCGTCACCGACGACGAACTCAAGCGCGCCAAGTCGAACTACATCGCGCGCTACGTCTACCAGAACGACGATCAGTCGTCGCTCGCCCGCCGTTATGGCTGGGGTGTCGCACTCGGGCGCACGATCGAGCAGATCCAGGCCTGGCCGGAAGAGATCTCGAAGGTCACGGCGGATGACATCAAGCGGGTGGCGAACACCTATCTCGACATCAATCACTCGGTGACCGGCTATCTCACGCCCACCGCGGAGGCGAACACGCCCGCCGACCCGCCGGCCGGCCCCAACAATCGCTCCTAA
- a CDS encoding M16 family metallopeptidase — translation MDRFFPSRARPFRLGAFFAFALLAPLLLAPFRPAHAMEIKVITSPGGIKAWLVEAHENPLLAMRFSFEGGNSQDPEGKEGVANFLTAMLDEGAGDLTSAVFQEEMDTIAMRLRFEDSRDAFYGSFQTLTEYRDQAVNLLKLALTKPRFDEDAVERIRAQIRANLVYSDRDPERVASKEWFATAFSGHSYGRAAHGTDATIAAVTREDLEAYRKRVFARSNLRIVAVGDITEEALGKLLDEVFGDLPEKADLFPVPMAEPVTGGTERWIDMDVPQSVAVFGFGAMPRKDPDFLAAFVLNQLIGGGGFASRLMEEVREKRGLAYSVYSYIQPFRHTSVFSGGVATRADAINQSLDLIRGELKHVAENGPTEQEWKNAKDYLVGSYALRFDSNAKIATQLLGLLEDDFGPDYIENRNKMIEALTIDDAKRVAKRLLKADDLIITIVGQPQGAAGDSKGG, via the coding sequence ATGGATCGCTTCTTCCCTTCCCGCGCGCGTCCGTTCCGCCTTGGCGCCTTCTTCGCCTTCGCTCTTCTCGCCCCTCTTCTTCTCGCTCCGTTCAGGCCCGCACACGCTATGGAAATCAAGGTCATCACCAGCCCCGGCGGCATCAAGGCGTGGCTCGTCGAAGCGCACGAAAATCCGTTGCTCGCGATGCGCTTTTCCTTCGAGGGCGGCAACTCGCAGGATCCCGAGGGCAAGGAAGGCGTCGCGAACTTCCTCACCGCCATGCTCGACGAGGGCGCGGGAGACCTCACATCCGCCGTGTTCCAGGAAGAGATGGACACCATCGCGATGCGTCTTCGTTTCGAAGACAGCCGCGACGCGTTCTACGGCAGCTTCCAGACGCTGACCGAATACCGCGACCAGGCCGTCAATCTTTTGAAACTCGCGCTCACCAAGCCGCGCTTCGATGAAGATGCGGTGGAGCGCATCCGGGCGCAGATCCGCGCGAACCTCGTCTATTCGGATCGCGATCCGGAGCGGGTGGCCAGCAAGGAATGGTTTGCTACCGCCTTCTCCGGCCACTCCTACGGACGGGCGGCGCACGGCACGGACGCGACCATCGCCGCGGTGACGCGCGAGGATCTCGAAGCCTACCGCAAGCGCGTCTTCGCGCGTTCGAACCTGCGCATCGTGGCCGTGGGCGACATCACCGAAGAGGCGCTCGGCAAGCTGCTCGACGAGGTGTTCGGAGACCTTCCCGAGAAAGCCGATCTCTTCCCCGTTCCGATGGCCGAGCCTGTGACAGGCGGCACGGAGCGGTGGATCGATATGGACGTTCCGCAATCGGTCGCGGTGTTCGGTTTCGGCGCCATGCCGCGCAAAGATCCGGACTTCCTCGCGGCGTTCGTCCTCAATCAACTCATTGGCGGCGGCGGATTTGCCTCGCGCCTGATGGAAGAGGTGCGCGAAAAGCGCGGGCTGGCCTACTCCGTCTACAGCTACATCCAGCCCTTCCGGCACACTTCGGTGTTCTCGGGCGGTGTTGCGACGCGGGCGGACGCAATCAATCAATCGCTCGACCTCATCCGCGGCGAACTGAAACACGTGGCCGAGAACGGACCGACCGAGCAGGAATGGAAGAACGCCAAGGACTACCTGGTCGGCTCCTATGCGCTGCGTTTCGACAGCAATGCGAAGATCGCGACGCAGCTTCTCGGTCTGCTCGAAGACGACTTCGGACCCGATTACATCGAGAACCGCAACAAGATGATCGAAGCGCTCACGATCGACGACGCCAAGCGCGTGGCCAAGCGCCTGCTCAAGGCGGACGACCTGATCATCACCATTGTCGGCCAGCCGCAGGGAGCGGCCGGCGACAGCAAGGGCGGGTAA
- a CDS encoding glucose-6-phosphate isomerase: MTVTHPAATPPSSYRQSIDGCLSDAIGSHGLSDADFKRWLDKAAPHLAALQDDYETGALPVLRIAEDTADLDAAEAALRKLVEGAETVVFFGTGGSGLGGQTLAQFGGWNLPGVSCCSTNSVHKLKTRFYDNLDPLTLAAGLKRLDLDATRFVVTSKSGGTTETIAQLLVALNAVRAAGLEDRIPQLFLGITEPDKPGKTNGLRTLLASLRVPMLDHHTGIGGRFSCLTNVGLIPALARRLDARKIREGAREVIDALLAAKTPDEFAPAVGAAAAVALSKERGIRTLVMMPYNDRLGRFSEWFVQLWAESLGKGGEGTSPIPALGPLDQHSQLQLFMDGPREIYVTLVRVASAGHGDMLDPELARIAGQDFLGGKTIGDVVDAQAHAIEDALVQAGRPVRTVDLDTLDEHAIGALLMHFMIETILAGRLLELDPFDQPAVELAKTLTRERLAR, encoded by the coding sequence ATGACCGTGACCCATCCTGCTGCCACGCCCCCCTCCTCCTATCGCCAGTCCATCGACGGATGTCTCTCGGACGCCATCGGATCGCACGGGCTGAGCGACGCGGATTTCAAACGCTGGCTGGACAAGGCCGCACCGCATCTCGCCGCCCTGCAGGACGATTACGAAACCGGCGCGTTGCCGGTGCTTCGCATCGCGGAGGACACTGCCGATCTCGACGCCGCCGAAGCCGCGCTTCGAAAGCTCGTGGAGGGCGCCGAGACCGTCGTGTTCTTCGGCACCGGCGGATCGGGGCTCGGCGGGCAGACGCTCGCCCAGTTCGGCGGCTGGAACCTGCCGGGCGTCTCCTGCTGCTCGACCAACAGCGTGCACAAGCTCAAGACGCGCTTTTACGACAACCTCGATCCGTTGACGCTGGCCGCGGGCCTCAAGCGTCTCGACCTCGATGCCACGCGGTTCGTCGTCACGTCGAAGTCGGGCGGCACGACGGAGACGATCGCGCAGCTCCTCGTCGCGCTCAACGCGGTGCGCGCGGCCGGCCTCGAAGATCGCATTCCGCAGCTCTTTCTCGGCATCACGGAGCCGGACAAGCCCGGCAAGACGAATGGGCTGCGCACGTTGCTCGCGAGCCTCCGCGTGCCGATGCTGGATCATCACACCGGGATCGGCGGACGTTTTTCGTGCCTCACCAATGTGGGCCTGATCCCGGCGCTCGCGCGCCGGCTCGACGCCCGTAAAATTCGCGAAGGCGCGCGGGAAGTGATCGACGCGCTTCTTGCCGCCAAAACGCCGGACGAATTCGCGCCGGCCGTCGGCGCCGCTGCCGCCGTGGCGCTCTCGAAGGAGCGGGGTATCCGCACGCTTGTCATGATGCCCTACAACGACCGGCTCGGGCGCTTTTCCGAGTGGTTCGTGCAGCTCTGGGCCGAAAGCCTCGGCAAGGGCGGCGAAGGCACGAGCCCAATCCCGGCGCTCGGGCCGCTCGATCAGCACAGCCAGCTTCAGCTCTTCATGGATGGGCCGCGGGAGATCTATGTCACACTCGTGCGCGTCGCGAGCGCGGGTCATGGCGACATGCTGGACCCGGAACTGGCGCGCATTGCAGGCCAGGACTTTCTCGGCGGCAAGACCATCGGCGACGTCGTGGATGCGCAGGCGCATGCGATCGAAGACGCGCTGGTTCAGGCGGGGCGGCCGGTGCGCACTGTCGACCTCGACACGCTCGACGAGCACGCGATTGGCGCGCTCCTCATGCACTTCATGATCGAGACGATCCTGGCCGGACGGCTTCTGGAGCTGGATCCGTTCGATCAGCCTGCGGTAGAGCTCGCCAAGACGCTCACGCGCGAGCGGCTCGCGCGGTGA
- a CDS encoding response regulator transcription factor: protein MKILVVDDHAVVREGIRRLLATISGAEIHEAATAQDALALSRSVLPDVIVLDINLDGSSGLELLRRLKADNVASRIVMFTMHSEPSYAMRALKAGAAGYVSKSAEAGELVTAVKKIASGDRYLDRTMASELVFSAAFTEDPLHKLSNREVEILRLLGEGKSLAEIASTFGIAYKTVANSCSRLKEKLGVERTADLIRLSVERRIR from the coding sequence ATGAAGATCCTGGTCGTAGACGATCATGCCGTCGTGCGGGAGGGCATTCGCCGCCTGCTCGCGACAATCTCGGGCGCAGAGATCCATGAGGCCGCAACAGCGCAGGATGCGCTGGCCTTATCCCGCTCTGTTTTGCCCGACGTCATCGTGCTCGACATCAACCTCGACGGTTCGAGCGGCCTGGAGCTGCTGCGTCGCCTCAAGGCGGACAATGTCGCGTCCCGCATCGTCATGTTCACCATGCACTCCGAGCCGAGCTACGCCATGCGCGCGCTGAAGGCCGGTGCGGCGGGCTACGTGAGCAAGAGCGCGGAAGCGGGCGAACTGGTGACCGCGGTCAAGAAGATCGCGTCCGGAGATCGCTACCTCGACCGGACGATGGCGAGCGAACTCGTTTTCAGCGCGGCCTTCACGGAAGATCCGCTGCACAAGCTGTCGAACCGCGAGGTCGAGATCCTGCGTCTTCTGGGTGAGGGCAAGAGCCTGGCCGAGATCGCCAGCACATTCGGCATCGCCTACAAGACGGTGGCGAACTCGTGCAGCCGCCTCAAGGAAAAGCTGGGTGTGGAGCGCACGGCCGACCTCATCCGCCTCTCCGTCGAGCGCCGCATCCGGTAG
- a CDS encoding PQQ-dependent catabolism-associated beta-propeller protein — protein sequence MLLRSAVPAAFLLSLMIAPHPAHALRIFVTNERDNTVTVLGDDFEIIKTIETGMRPRGIRITPDFKEVIVCVGDDNRLEVIDTETLEVTRHLDSGPDPELLDIDPEGRLIYVANEDDGFVTIMERESGKVLAEVPVGVEPEGMAVSPDNRITVATSETTSMAHIIDTKTFEVLENIMVDTRPREAEFMKDGKTVWVSAEIGGTVAVIDAFSYKTVHKFGFEIPGVNAELIQPVGIELSKDGKLAFVALSHANRVAVVDTATYEVVQYILVGQRPWHMAVHPDGKTLFVANGLTNDMTIVDIASLRPVKSVPVGRLPWGIAVKP from the coding sequence ATGCTCTTGAGATCCGCCGTACCCGCCGCGTTTCTGCTCTCGCTGATGATCGCCCCGCATCCGGCGCACGCGCTCCGGATCTTCGTGACCAACGAGCGCGACAACACGGTGACGGTGCTCGGAGACGACTTCGAGATCATCAAGACCATCGAGACGGGAATGCGCCCTCGCGGCATCCGCATCACGCCGGACTTCAAAGAGGTGATCGTCTGCGTCGGCGACGACAACCGCCTCGAAGTCATCGACACCGAAACGCTCGAAGTGACGCGCCATCTCGATTCGGGCCCCGATCCCGAGTTGCTCGACATCGATCCCGAAGGTCGCTTGATCTACGTGGCCAACGAGGACGACGGTTTCGTCACCATCATGGAGCGCGAGAGCGGCAAGGTTCTCGCCGAGGTGCCGGTGGGCGTCGAGCCCGAGGGCATGGCCGTTTCGCCCGACAACCGCATTACCGTCGCCACCTCGGAAACCACGAGCATGGCGCACATCATCGACACCAAGACGTTCGAGGTCCTGGAAAACATCATGGTGGACACGCGCCCGCGCGAGGCCGAGTTCATGAAGGATGGCAAGACCGTGTGGGTGTCCGCGGAGATCGGCGGCACCGTGGCCGTGATCGATGCGTTCAGCTACAAGACCGTTCACAAGTTCGGGTTCGAGATCCCGGGCGTCAATGCGGAACTGATCCAGCCGGTCGGCATCGAGCTGTCGAAGGACGGAAAGCTTGCGTTCGTCGCCTTGAGCCACGCCAATCGCGTGGCCGTGGTCGACACTGCAACTTACGAGGTCGTACAGTACATCCTTGTCGGTCAGCGCCCCTGGCATATGGCCGTCCACCCCGATGGCAAAACGCTGTTCGTGGCGAACGGCTTGACCAACGACATGACGATCGTCGATATCGCGAGCCTGAGGCCCGTGAAATCGGTCCCCGTTGGCCGGCTCCCCTGGGGGATCGCCGTGAAGCCGTGA
- a CDS encoding quinoprotein dehydrogenase-associated putative ABC transporter substrate-binding protein gives MKKLPVALIVSALLAWSGPSLAREASSAMGELRSFTKNKLFDDLTAAEHTATRQAARTRKLKSPLRVCADPGNMPLSSREEDGFQNKIAKLLAEDLGTHASFFWRPYHERGLTRETFQNDECDILMDMPIELQDLLTTEPLYRTTYVFAHREDRNIKIENLDDPVLNELKIGVFQHSGIREALVRRGVRGLHLQIISYDTDLRPESQPWRQVQQVIDGELDVAAVWGPFAGWLKTMKNEPIVIQPVNLWEDHVPMEFELAIGMEQNQVMLKYMLDWALHRKHKEITAILQEYGVPLIKCAKCAADGDLPAHGSYYDRIRNVSQDRFLKEAPKIMPTEKAAAHQIVTKERLEGWLADGADIDRELFASVTGNDAERLSFLISKGGDVNKRHATGATPLDAAASSRRPSLIKILIDAGADPNATDNDGFFPLLHAINRNHVPSIEALVKGGADIEKKTKDGITPLSWAIGDNKFFAAKALIDLGANVDATSGYEEVTPLMVLATQLAARTRSGHISQGPQPLDLAQELIDKGANVNTLSKDGISAIMIAAGHNNAPIIGLLGKAGADIDVKSPIGQTATDIAKSAGFDSAVGALNMIARGTSGASGPPAGPSTPIPN, from the coding sequence GTGAAAAAGCTGCCTGTTGCGCTGATTGTGAGTGCCCTTCTTGCTTGGTCCGGCCCGTCGCTGGCGCGCGAGGCGAGTTCCGCCATGGGCGAGTTGCGCTCCTTCACGAAGAACAAGCTCTTCGACGACCTGACGGCAGCCGAGCACACCGCGACCCGTCAAGCCGCACGGACACGCAAACTCAAAAGCCCGCTGCGCGTCTGCGCCGATCCCGGCAACATGCCGTTGTCCTCTCGTGAGGAGGATGGCTTCCAGAACAAAATTGCAAAGCTTCTCGCAGAGGATCTCGGCACGCACGCAAGCTTCTTCTGGCGGCCCTACCACGAACGCGGATTGACCCGCGAAACGTTCCAGAACGACGAGTGCGATATCCTGATGGATATGCCCATCGAGCTGCAGGATTTGCTGACGACGGAACCCCTCTATCGCACGACCTACGTTTTTGCCCATCGCGAAGACAGGAATATCAAGATCGAGAATCTTGATGACCCCGTCCTGAATGAACTGAAGATCGGCGTCTTTCAGCATTCCGGCATCCGCGAGGCGCTCGTGCGGCGCGGTGTGCGCGGCCTGCATTTGCAGATCATCTCCTACGATACGGACCTGAGGCCCGAAAGCCAGCCGTGGCGCCAGGTTCAGCAGGTGATCGACGGAGAACTCGACGTTGCCGCGGTGTGGGGACCGTTTGCCGGTTGGCTCAAGACGATGAAGAACGAGCCGATCGTGATCCAGCCCGTGAACCTTTGGGAAGATCACGTGCCGATGGAGTTCGAACTCGCCATCGGCATGGAGCAAAATCAGGTCATGTTGAAATACATGCTCGATTGGGCGCTTCATCGGAAACACAAGGAGATCACGGCCATCCTGCAGGAATACGGTGTGCCGCTGATCAAGTGCGCGAAGTGCGCGGCCGACGGCGACCTGCCCGCGCACGGCTCCTATTACGACCGCATCCGCAACGTGTCGCAGGATCGCTTCCTCAAAGAAGCGCCGAAGATTATGCCGACCGAAAAGGCGGCCGCCCATCAGATCGTCACGAAGGAGCGCCTGGAAGGCTGGCTAGCCGATGGCGCAGATATCGATCGCGAGCTGTTCGCGTCGGTCACCGGGAACGACGCGGAACGCTTGAGCTTCCTCATCTCCAAAGGTGGCGATGTCAATAAGCGTCACGCGACCGGCGCAACGCCGCTCGATGCCGCGGCGAGCTCGCGCAGGCCAAGCCTCATCAAGATATTGATCGATGCTGGCGCCGATCCGAATGCGACCGACAACGACGGTTTCTTCCCGCTTCTGCACGCGATCAACCGCAATCACGTTCCGTCCATCGAAGCGTTGGTGAAGGGCGGCGCGGACATCGAGAAGAAGACCAAGGACGGCATCACGCCGCTCTCGTGGGCCATCGGTGACAACAAGTTCTTCGCGGCCAAGGCGCTCATCGATCTCGGCGCCAACGTCGATGCCACATCGGGCTACGAGGAAGTGACGCCTTTGATGGTGCTTGCGACGCAACTCGCCGCGCGGACGCGCTCTGGCCATATCTCGCAAGGCCCGCAGCCGCTCGATCTCGCGCAGGAGCTGATCGACAAGGGCGCGAACGTCAATACGCTTTCGAAGGACGGCATCTCCGCGATCATGATCGCGGCCGGGCATAACAACGCGCCGATCATCGGCCTGCTGGGGAAGGCCGGTGCCGATATCGATGTGAAGTCTCCGATCGGGCAGACCGCGACCGACATTGCCAAGAGCGCGGGCTTCGATTCGGCCGTGGGCGCACTCAACATGATTGCGCGCGGCACGTCCGGCGCATCCGGTCCGCCGGCTGGGCCATCGACGCCGATCCCGAACTGA
- a CDS encoding PQQ-dependent dehydrogenase, methanol/ethanol family — protein MRQRLAFVAGGVAALLLGMSSVGTPAFANAEIEERAKNENLWPAPGRDNKLTRHSTLSDINKDNVSKLNHIWSQSMGALRGQEGQPVVVEHNGKPMMYFSSGCPNMAQCNILQALDLSDPDNPVQVWHYVKKTDRDESAVPRACCDTIHRGVNYAAGKVIYHTLDGFVIALDASTGAEKWVVKHAYPEKGETLTGPTLVAENLVIAGFGGDEFAARGRLTAYDIETGKTVWTCHATGSDKDVCLTPDSNKANPHFGSYGKDIGITSYPGPIGEHTEGEWQIGGGAYWAWGSYDPELKIVYWSTGNPGHWSPSYRCGAKTHDECNTGEWDNKWSMTTFARKVDTGEVVWAYQMTPFDQWDYDGVNENILVDDLEVDGKKHKALVHFDRNGHAYVHDRVDGSLLRAHPFVTVNWAEKIDLETGRPIKVYEHSPFEVGRNVAVCPSAMGGKDQQPCSVDPKNPAQFYCPTNNWCMEDEPQERTHTQQGTVYVFANVYMYPEKPGITGKIKKFDVVTGETVWEIPDPYPNWSGTMVTDGGLMFYGSKSGHFRAVDRDNGKVLWSRKLGSGIIGNPITYKIQGKQYVTIFSGLGGWIGLPVTAGLDMNDKFGAIGATAMAKATGLDKIPQGGEVYTFRIAD, from the coding sequence ATGAGACAGAGGTTAGCCTTTGTGGCGGGCGGCGTAGCCGCACTTCTTCTCGGGATGAGCAGCGTGGGCACGCCCGCGTTCGCCAATGCCGAGATCGAAGAGAGAGCCAAAAACGAAAATCTGTGGCCGGCGCCCGGCCGCGACAACAAGCTGACGCGTCACTCTACGCTGTCCGACATCAACAAGGACAACGTGAGCAAGCTCAACCACATCTGGTCGCAGTCCATGGGCGCGCTTCGCGGCCAGGAAGGCCAGCCTGTGGTCGTCGAGCATAACGGCAAGCCGATGATGTACTTCTCGTCGGGCTGTCCGAACATGGCGCAGTGTAACATCCTGCAGGCTCTGGATCTCTCCGATCCGGATAACCCCGTGCAGGTTTGGCACTACGTCAAGAAAACGGATCGTGACGAATCGGCCGTGCCGCGCGCCTGCTGCGACACCATCCATCGCGGTGTGAACTACGCCGCCGGCAAGGTGATCTACCACACGCTCGACGGCTTCGTGATCGCGCTCGACGCCTCGACAGGCGCTGAGAAGTGGGTCGTGAAGCACGCTTACCCGGAAAAGGGTGAGACCCTCACCGGCCCGACCCTCGTTGCCGAAAACCTCGTGATCGCCGGCTTCGGCGGCGACGAGTTCGCGGCGCGCGGCCGTCTGACGGCTTATGACATCGAGACGGGCAAAACCGTCTGGACCTGCCATGCGACCGGCTCGGACAAGGACGTCTGCCTGACGCCCGACTCCAACAAGGCCAACCCGCACTTCGGCAGCTACGGCAAGGACATCGGCATCACGTCGTATCCGGGTCCGATTGGCGAGCATACGGAAGGCGAGTGGCAGATCGGCGGCGGCGCGTACTGGGCATGGGGCAGCTACGATCCCGAGCTCAAGATCGTCTACTGGTCGACCGGCAACCCCGGCCACTGGTCTCCGTCGTATCGCTGCGGCGCCAAGACCCACGACGAGTGCAACACCGGCGAGTGGGACAACAAGTGGTCGATGACCACGTTCGCCCGCAAGGTGGACACCGGCGAGGTCGTCTGGGCTTACCAGATGACGCCGTTCGACCAGTGGGACTATGACGGCGTGAACGAGAACATTCTCGTCGACGACCTTGAGGTCGACGGCAAGAAGCACAAGGCTCTCGTGCACTTCGATCGTAACGGCCACGCCTACGTGCACGACCGCGTCGACGGTTCGCTGCTCCGCGCTCACCCCTTCGTGACCGTGAACTGGGCCGAAAAGATCGACCTCGAAACGGGTCGTCCGATCAAGGTCTACGAGCACTCGCCGTTCGAAGTTGGCCGCAACGTTGCAGTCTGCCCCTCCGCCATGGGCGGCAAGGACCAGCAGCCCTGCTCGGTCGATCCGAAGAACCCGGCACAGTTCTACTGCCCCACCAACAACTGGTGCATGGAGGACGAGCCTCAGGAGCGCACGCACACGCAGCAGGGCACGGTCTACGTGTTCGCCAACGTGTACATGTATCCCGAGAAGCCTGGCATCACCGGCAAGATCAAGAAGTTCGACGTTGTCACGGGTGAGACGGTTTGGGAAATCCCCGATCCTTATCCGAACTGGTCGGGCACGATGGTCACCGACGGTGGTCTGATGTTCTACGGTTCGAAGAGCGGTCATTTCCGCGCTGTCGATCGTGACAACGGCAAGGTGCTGTGGAGCCGCAAGCTTGGCTCGGGCATCATCGGCAACCCGATCACCTACAAGATCCAGGGCAAGCAGTACGTGACCATCTTCTCTGGTCTCGGCGGCTGGATCGGTCTTCCGGTGACGGCTGGCCTCGACATGAACGACAAGTTCGGTGCGATCGGTGCGACGGCCATGGCTAAGGCCACCGGCCTCGACAAGATCCCGCAGGGCGGTGAGGTCTACACCTTCCGCATCGCCGACTAA
- a CDS encoding response regulator transcription factor translates to MKILVVDDHAVVREGVRRLLSAIPNAVVLEAATAHEALNLARKEAPDVLVLDINLEGASGLELLRRLRIESPNVRVLMFSMHAEPIYANRALKAGAYGYVCKSADASELTTGVLRVAEGERYLDSTIAGELVMSSVRAEDPLRKLTNREIEILRMLGEGKSLQGIADAIGIAYKTVANSCGRIKEKLDLPRTSDLIRFSIENRRN, encoded by the coding sequence ATGAAAATTCTCGTCGTCGACGACCATGCCGTCGTTCGTGAGGGGGTGCGTCGTTTGCTGTCGGCGATTCCGAATGCGGTCGTGCTCGAAGCTGCGACGGCGCACGAGGCGTTGAATCTGGCCCGCAAGGAAGCGCCCGATGTGCTCGTGCTCGACATCAATCTGGAGGGCGCGAGCGGCCTCGAACTCCTGCGGCGTCTGCGCATCGAGAGCCCGAACGTGCGCGTGTTGATGTTCTCGATGCATGCCGAGCCGATTTATGCGAACCGCGCACTCAAGGCCGGTGCCTATGGATACGTGTGCAAGAGCGCGGACGCCTCGGAGCTGACCACGGGCGTTTTGCGCGTGGCGGAGGGCGAGCGCTATCTCGACAGCACGATTGCGGGGGAGCTGGTCATGAGCTCCGTCCGCGCCGAAGATCCTCTGCGCAAGCTCACCAACCGCGAGATCGAGATCTTGCGGATGCTGGGCGAGGGCAAAAGCTTGCAAGGCATCGCGGACGCCATTGGCATTGCCTACAAGACTGTTGCCAACTCGTGCGGGCGCATTAAGGAAAAGCTCGATTTGCCCCGGACCTCGGACCTTATTCGGTTTTCCATCGAGAACCGGCGCAATTAA